In Variovorax paradoxus, a single genomic region encodes these proteins:
- the rpsC gene encoding 30S ribosomal protein S3, translated as MGQKIHPTGFRLAVTRNWSSRWYASDRDFAGMLAEDIKVREYLKKKLKNASVSRVMIERPAKNARITIYSARPGVVIGKKGEDIENLKRELGKQLGVPVAVNIEEVRKPEIDAQLIADSITQQLEKRIMFRRAMKRAMQNAMRLGALGIKIMSAGRLNGIEIARTEWYREGRVPLHTLRADIDYGTSEAKTTYGVIGVKVWVYKGDTLGRNDLPAVETPRPEEERRPRGPRRDGRPGDRPGGDRRGPGPRAGGRGPIGGNTAPADGSDKPAEATGGAGADSKPAVKRVRKAAPAAAADGAKTE; from the coding sequence ATGGGACAGAAAATCCACCCAACCGGGTTCCGCCTTGCGGTTACCCGTAACTGGTCCAGCCGCTGGTACGCAAGCGACCGCGATTTCGCGGGCATGCTGGCCGAAGACATCAAGGTTCGCGAATACCTGAAGAAGAAGCTGAAGAACGCTTCGGTGTCGCGCGTCATGATCGAACGTCCCGCCAAGAACGCACGCATCACGATCTACTCGGCACGTCCGGGCGTCGTGATCGGCAAGAAGGGCGAAGACATCGAGAACCTCAAGCGCGAACTGGGCAAGCAGCTCGGCGTGCCGGTTGCGGTCAACATCGAAGAAGTGCGCAAGCCCGAAATCGATGCGCAGCTGATCGCCGACAGCATTACGCAGCAGCTCGAAAAGCGGATCATGTTCCGCCGTGCCATGAAGCGCGCCATGCAGAACGCCATGCGTCTGGGTGCCCTGGGCATCAAGATCATGTCGGCTGGCCGCTTGAACGGCATCGAAATCGCACGTACCGAGTGGTACCGCGAAGGCCGCGTGCCGCTGCACACCCTGCGCGCCGACATCGACTACGGCACCTCGGAAGCCAAGACCACCTACGGCGTCATCGGCGTCAAGGTCTGGGTCTACAAGGGCGACACGCTGGGTCGTAACGACCTGCCGGCCGTTGAAACGCCGCGTCCCGAAGAAGAACGTCGTCCGCGCGGTCCGCGCCGTGATGGTCGCCCTGGCGACCGTCCGGGTGGCGACCGTCGTGGTCCCGGCCCCCGTGCCGGCGGCCGTGGCCCGATCGGTGGCAACACCGCGCCGGCCGATGGCAGCGACAAGCCCGCAGAAGCAACCGGCGGTGCCGGTGCAGACTCGAAACCCGCCGTTAAGCGCGTCCGCAAAGCCGCGCCCGCTGCAGCAGCGGACGGTGCCAAGACCGAGTAA
- the rplV gene encoding 50S ribosomal protein L22, producing the protein MSETRAVLRGVRLSVDKGRLVADLIRGKKVDQALNVLQFTQKKAAVIIKKVLESAIANAEHNDGADIDELKVKTIYVEQGATLKRFTARAKGRGNRISKPTCHVYVTVGN; encoded by the coding sequence ATGTCTGAAACACGTGCAGTCCTCCGCGGTGTCCGCCTGTCGGTCGACAAGGGCCGTCTGGTCGCTGACCTGATCCGCGGCAAGAAGGTCGATCAAGCGCTCAACGTTCTGCAATTCACGCAGAAGAAGGCCGCTGTGATCATCAAGAAGGTGCTGGAGTCGGCTATCGCCAACGCCGAGCACAACGACGGTGCCGACATCGACGAGCTGAAGGTCAAGACCATCTACGTCGAGCAAGGTGCAACGCTCAAGCGCTTCACCGCGCGGGCCAAGGGTCGCGGCAATCGCATCAGCAAGCCCACGTGCCATGTGTACGTGACGGTTGGCAACTAA
- the rplP gene encoding 50S ribosomal protein L16: MLQPARRKFRKEQKGRNTGIATTGNSVAFGDFGLKCTDRGRLTARQIEAARRAISRHVKRGGRIWIRVFPDKPISTKPAEVRMGNGKGNPEYYVAEIQPGKIVFEIVGVPEELAREAFRLAAAKLPLRTTFVARQLGA, translated from the coding sequence ATGCTGCAACCTGCACGCAGAAAGTTCCGCAAGGAACAAAAGGGCCGCAACACCGGCATCGCAACCACGGGTAACTCGGTTGCGTTCGGTGACTTCGGTCTCAAATGCACCGACCGCGGCCGCCTCACGGCGCGCCAGATCGAAGCCGCTCGTCGCGCGATCTCGCGTCACGTGAAGCGCGGTGGCCGTATCTGGATCCGCGTGTTCCCGGACAAGCCGATCTCGACCAAGCCCGCAGAAGTGCGGATGGGTAACGGTAAGGGCAACCCCGAGTACTACGTCGCTGAAATTCAGCCTGGCAAGATCGTGTTCGAGATCGTCGGCGTGCCCGAAGAACTCGCCCGCGAAGCGTTCCGCCTGGCCGCCGCCAAGCTTCCGCTGCGTACGACTTTCGTCGCTCGCCAGCTCGGCGCCTGA
- the rpmC gene encoding 50S ribosomal protein L29, producing MTKAATLRTKDVAGLQAEIKDLQKAHFGLRMQKATQQLSNTSTLRVTRRDIARAKTILAQKQQETQAAK from the coding sequence GTGACGAAGGCCGCAACCCTGCGCACGAAGGACGTCGCAGGCCTGCAAGCCGAAATCAAGGATCTGCAGAAGGCCCATTTCGGTCTGCGCATGCAGAAAGCCACGCAACAGCTGTCGAACACCTCGACGCTGCGCGTGACGCGTCGCGACATCGCGCGCGCCAAGACCATTCTTGCTCAGAAGCAGCAAGAAACCCAAGCCGCCAAGTAA
- the rpsS gene encoding 30S ribosomal protein S19, which translates to MTRSLKKGPFVDHHLVAKADKAVTTKDKKPIKTWSRRSMVLPEFIGLTIAVHNGKQHVPVYITDQMVGHKLGEFALTRTFKGHPADKKVQKK; encoded by the coding sequence ATGACTCGCTCTCTCAAAAAGGGTCCGTTCGTCGACCACCACCTCGTGGCCAAGGCCGACAAGGCCGTGACGACCAAGGACAAGAAGCCGATCAAGACCTGGTCGCGCCGCTCGATGGTTCTGCCCGAATTCATCGGTCTGACCATCGCTGTGCACAACGGCAAGCAACACGTGCCCGTGTACATCACCGACCAGATGGTCGGCCACAAGCTCGGCGAATTTGCGCTCACGCGCACGTTCAAGGGGCACCCCGCGGACAAAAAAGTCCAGAAGAAGTAA